A window of Lacibacter sediminis contains these coding sequences:
- a CDS encoding co-chaperone GroES: MAKKVSVTPLHDRVIVKPAPAEEKTAGGIIIPDTAKEKPQRGTVVAAGPGKKDEPVTVKVGDTVLYGKYAGTEIAIDGDDLLIMRESDILAIV, translated from the coding sequence ATGGCTAAGAAGGTAAGTGTTACCCCTTTACATGACAGGGTAATTGTGAAGCCTGCTCCTGCTGAAGAAAAAACAGCTGGTGGTATCATCATTCCCGATACTGCAAAAGAAAAACCACAACGTGGTACTGTAGTGGCTGCCGGTCCCGGTAAAAAAGACGAACCTGTAACCGTAAAAGTTGGCGACACGGTTTTGTATGGTAAATATGCCGGTACTGAAATCGCAATTGATGGTGATGATCTGTTGATCATGCGTGAAAGCGACATCCTGGCAATTGTATAA
- a CDS encoding T9SS type A sorting domain-containing protein produces the protein MKKVLSIIAILYCVTTLVSCNKDRNKKVSEYRIDEQSETEETEDKENEDGAYESLMMEYEMTRDPKLGYVPRNRLVRAYEDLMIERRSGKVARISALNWVERGPFTDVVGASNGNTRGPSNSAVTAGRIRAIHVDLADATKKTVWVGSVSGGLWKTTNITASPANWILVNDFLGNLAVASICQDPSNPQIMYFATGERNGNIDAVRGGGIWKSTNNGVSWSLLPSTTSFWNASKIVCDAAGNVYVGTAGNGRGLQRSTDGGITWTNITPVTPESGNRITDLRISSTGRMHVTMGAGGSTINQSGYFFVDNPATATSASWVSPTTPFLNYQYNCELAVAGNTLYVLPSNSSDLTPTIYKSTDGGANWSATTTSPPGTGTEPTINAGQGWYDLAIGTDPTNPNIVIAGGLNFYKSDDGGVTWTQITRWVGTAINYVHADHHSVVWNGTQVMVATDGGIFLSTDNGNNYEDRNVGLRIKQFYSCAIHPTSTNYFLGGTQDNGTHQLTAAGLSGSTEVHGGDGGFTHIDENEPQYQFSATTRSNYRRSINSGASWSSVNQSPTVGLFINPTDYDDMNNRMYASGSGGTFVRWENPQSGSNFTTLSISSATSTTVSSLKVSPYTNNRVFFGSSGGRVVKVDNAHLINPTVTNITGSNMPTSSATISSINVGTDDNNLIATFSNYGVQHVFVSSTGGGTSGWTNITGTLPDIPVRWGMFYPEDNDKAIVATDMGIYETDDINGSSTVWVQNSSFPIVRTNMLQYRQRDGTILAATHGRGMWTATLPSAVPYIRFSSSYTYNTVQEATTTSGNVCRNYKDYTVNMRIDQAPVGAATVTLSVAGGGTAVQGIDYDFTTNGNFSTPSNVLTFPNGSTAEQPITIRVYNDSEIESAESFTLSYTVSGSTNALAAPSSQSYSFTITDNDVAPIPTNYSGNYDIGVGDANLNNQSPFRSNRSAFRLQYLFTSSDLASAGISGEGYITSMVLNVTTKNSTKPFNGFTISMGNTTTTSLNGFAGGTLSQVYSANYSTVFGLNTFNFSTPFFWDGASNLVVNICFDNGALPVDAAADIVEGTATALGTGIRASSYSDVVTNAGCSLGAAFISDARAKVTFGASSGNPIATAQNTTRSEFVATSGTYYFYSGFDIISRISEASRNFECVTSSIAASGNVWQSFFAGPRSQKIVFVDFVGTPQNSSYSLGVYFSAAELGGKDPNQVRLAGTTAGTIGAATSGNTNIYTTAVANFGTGYLYTATVFGPGLYFLTEGTVTSVRNPTQQADFVKLLQNPVSTSIPLSISNRSRQQIQATLFSNNGQLLQRWDLGRTDGNDQLPINEKSIPDGVYILRIDAGNKTQSFKLIKQ, from the coding sequence ATGAAGAAAGTACTATCCATTATTGCCATCCTTTATTGTGTTACAACACTTGTCAGCTGCAATAAGGACAGAAATAAAAAAGTCTCAGAATATCGCATTGATGAACAATCTGAAACCGAAGAAACGGAGGACAAAGAAAACGAGGATGGTGCATATGAGTCGTTGATGATGGAGTATGAAATGACCCGTGACCCAAAGCTCGGGTATGTACCAAGAAACAGGTTGGTAAGAGCCTATGAAGATCTGATGATTGAGCGACGCTCCGGAAAGGTAGCCCGTATTTCAGCGCTTAATTGGGTAGAGCGTGGACCTTTTACTGATGTTGTAGGAGCCAGCAATGGTAATACACGAGGACCAAGTAATAGTGCCGTAACGGCCGGCCGTATAAGGGCCATTCATGTTGACTTGGCCGATGCTACAAAAAAAACAGTGTGGGTTGGTAGTGTGAGTGGAGGATTATGGAAAACAACTAATATAACTGCGTCTCCCGCCAACTGGATATTGGTTAACGACTTTCTTGGAAACCTTGCAGTAGCGAGCATTTGTCAAGATCCCAGTAATCCACAGATCATGTACTTTGCTACAGGAGAGCGTAACGGTAATATTGATGCTGTGCGTGGTGGTGGTATATGGAAAAGTACAAATAATGGGGTTAGCTGGAGCCTGTTGCCAAGTACGACTTCTTTTTGGAATGCTTCGAAAATTGTATGCGATGCTGCCGGTAATGTGTATGTTGGCACAGCCGGGAATGGCCGTGGTTTGCAACGTTCAACAGATGGAGGTATTACCTGGACGAATATTACACCTGTTACTCCTGAAAGTGGTAACCGTATTACTGATTTGCGGATTAGCAGCACGGGCCGTATGCATGTAACCATGGGTGCGGGAGGAAGTACGATCAATCAATCGGGGTATTTTTTTGTTGATAATCCTGCAACTGCAACTTCTGCCAGTTGGGTATCACCAACAACACCCTTTCTCAACTATCAGTACAATTGTGAGCTTGCAGTTGCAGGTAATACATTATATGTTTTGCCTTCTAACTCATCTGATCTTACTCCAACAATATATAAATCTACGGATGGAGGTGCTAACTGGTCAGCAACAACCACTTCACCTCCAGGTACCGGAACAGAGCCAACCATTAACGCCGGACAAGGCTGGTACGATCTTGCTATTGGAACAGATCCAACCAACCCGAATATTGTGATCGCCGGAGGATTAAATTTTTATAAATCTGATGACGGCGGTGTCACCTGGACACAGATCACTCGCTGGGTTGGTACAGCAATCAATTATGTCCATGCCGATCATCATTCGGTTGTTTGGAATGGTACACAAGTGATGGTGGCAACAGATGGCGGCATTTTCTTATCAACTGATAATGGAAATAATTATGAAGACCGCAATGTTGGATTACGTATAAAGCAATTTTATTCCTGTGCCATCCATCCCACATCAACCAATTATTTTCTTGGAGGGACTCAGGATAACGGAACACATCAATTAACTGCTGCTGGCCTGAGCGGAAGTACAGAAGTTCATGGAGGCGATGGTGGCTTTACTCATATTGATGAAAATGAACCTCAGTATCAGTTTAGTGCTACCACCCGAAGCAACTATCGCAGGAGTATTAACAGCGGAGCATCATGGTCGTCTGTTAATCAATCCCCAACGGTTGGTCTTTTCATCAACCCTACGGATTACGATGATATGAATAACCGAATGTATGCAAGTGGTTCCGGCGGTACATTTGTTCGATGGGAAAATCCTCAAAGCGGTTCAAATTTCACAACGCTTTCAATTTCTTCAGCAACCAGTACAACCGTAAGTAGTTTAAAAGTGTCGCCCTACACCAATAATCGTGTGTTTTTTGGTTCATCAGGTGGGAGAGTTGTGAAAGTAGATAACGCCCATCTTATTAACCCGACCGTAACAAATATTACCGGATCGAATATGCCCACAAGCAGTGCTACCATTTCAAGTATAAATGTGGGTACAGATGATAACAATCTCATCGCCACTTTTTCAAACTATGGAGTGCAGCATGTATTTGTAAGTTCAACAGGAGGTGGTACATCCGGTTGGACAAATATCACCGGTACTCTTCCAGATATTCCTGTGAGATGGGGGATGTTTTATCCGGAAGATAATGACAAGGCTATTGTTGCAACTGATATGGGCATCTATGAAACAGATGATATAAACGGAAGCTCAACAGTGTGGGTACAGAATAGTTCGTTCCCGATTGTGCGAACCAATATGCTTCAATACCGTCAACGTGATGGAACCATCTTAGCTGCTACCCACGGACGTGGCATGTGGACTGCAACACTCCCATCAGCTGTTCCTTATATTCGTTTTTCATCATCCTACACCTATAATACCGTACAGGAAGCAACCACTACGTCAGGCAATGTTTGCCGCAATTACAAAGATTATACTGTAAACATGCGTATTGACCAAGCTCCTGTGGGCGCTGCTACTGTCACCTTAAGTGTAGCCGGCGGTGGTACTGCGGTTCAGGGAATTGATTATGACTTTACCACCAATGGTAATTTCAGTACGCCTTCAAACGTGCTTACATTTCCTAATGGTTCAACTGCTGAACAACCAATAACGATTCGTGTGTACAATGATTCAGAGATAGAATCTGCTGAGTCATTTACATTGTCCTACACAGTAAGCGGCTCAACGAATGCATTAGCTGCTCCAAGTAGTCAGTCGTATAGCTTTACTATAACGGACAATGACGTAGCACCAATACCAACAAATTATAGCGGCAATTACGATATTGGTGTAGGTGATGCCAACCTGAATAACCAGAGTCCGTTCCGAAGTAACCGTTCTGCCTTCCGTTTGCAATACCTTTTTACCTCATCTGATTTAGCATCTGCAGGTATTTCGGGAGAAGGATACATTACATCAATGGTATTAAATGTCACAACAAAGAATAGTACAAAGCCTTTCAACGGATTTACTATTTCAATGGGAAATACTACTACCACCTCTTTAAACGGTTTTGCGGGAGGAACTCTTTCACAGGTATATTCTGCTAATTACAGTACCGTGTTTGGTCTTAACACATTTAATTTTTCAACGCCGTTTTTTTGGGATGGGGCCTCAAATCTTGTGGTGAATATCTGCTTTGATAACGGAGCTCTGCCGGTTGATGCAGCTGCTGATATTGTAGAGGGTACAGCTACTGCATTGGGTACAGGCATCAGAGCATCTTCTTATTCCGATGTGGTAACGAATGCAGGCTGTTCACTTGGAGCAGCGTTTATTTCTGACGCAAGGGCAAAAGTAACATTTGGGGCAAGTTCAGGAAACCCAATCGCCACTGCTCAAAATACTACCCGGAGTGAATTTGTTGCAACCAGTGGTACTTATTATTTCTACAGTGGCTTTGATATCATCAGTCGTATTTCGGAGGCTTCACGCAATTTCGAATGTGTTACTTCAAGTATAGCGGCATCTGGAAATGTTTGGCAAAGCTTTTTTGCTGGTCCACGCTCTCAAAAAATTGTGTTTGTTGATTTTGTGGGAACTCCGCAAAACAGCAGCTATTCGCTTGGTGTTTATTTCTCAGCTGCGGAGCTGGGTGGCAAAGATCCAAACCAGGTTCGCCTGGCTGGTACAACTGCAGGTACTATTGGCGCTGCCACCAGCGGAAACACCAATATCTACACTACAGCTGTAGCTAATTTTGGAACAGGTTATCTTTATACAGCAACAGTGTTTGGTCCCGGTTTGTATTTCCTTACGGAAGGAACAGTAACGTCGGTCCGTAATCCAACTCAGCAGGCAGATTTTGTAAAACTGCTGCAAAACCCTGTAAGCACAAGTATACCGTTAAGCATCAGTAATCGAAGCCGGCAACAAATACAGGCAACGCTGTTTAGCAACAACGGACAATTGTTGCAGCGCTGGGATCTTGGACGCACGGATGGCAACGACCAATTACCGATCAATGAAAAATCGATTCCGGACGGAGTATATATTCTACGGATAGATGCCGGTAATAAAACGCAAAGTTTCAAACTGATAAAACAGTAA
- the coaE gene encoding dephospho-CoA kinase (Dephospho-CoA kinase (CoaE) performs the final step in coenzyme A biosynthesis.), whose translation MLKIGLTGGIGSGKSTVAKVLEVLGVPVYYADEAAKELMHSNELLKQQLILHFGKETYFEDGQLNRKHLSSIVFNNKEKLELLNSLVHPATIADAKEWFSKQHSPYVVKEAALLFESGTAEGLDYIIGVTAPIALRIKRVMDRDGVTADEVKRRMANQVDEALKMKLCDFVVHNNEQELLLPLVLALHNELIKRSTEQ comes from the coding sequence ATGTTGAAAATCGGATTAACTGGAGGAATTGGCAGCGGTAAGAGTACTGTTGCGAAAGTACTGGAAGTGCTGGGTGTTCCTGTTTATTATGCCGATGAAGCCGCAAAAGAATTAATGCATTCAAATGAGCTGTTAAAACAACAGCTCATTTTACATTTTGGCAAAGAAACTTATTTTGAGGATGGGCAACTGAACCGCAAACACCTTTCGTCTATTGTTTTTAACAACAAAGAAAAACTGGAGTTACTCAACAGTCTTGTGCACCCTGCTACGATTGCTGATGCAAAAGAATGGTTCAGTAAACAGCATTCACCTTATGTTGTAAAAGAGGCGGCTCTTTTGTTTGAAAGCGGAACAGCCGAAGGATTAGATTACATCATTGGTGTAACAGCTCCTATTGCTTTGCGCATTAAACGTGTGATGGATCGTGATGGAGTAACAGCAGATGAAGTAAAGAGAAGAATGGCCAACCAAGTTGATGAAGCATTGAAAATGAAATTGTGTGATTTTGTAGTGCACAACAACGAACAGGAATTATTATTGCCGCTGGTATTGGCATTGCATAACGAACTGATCAAACGATCAACAGAACAATGA
- a CDS encoding DUF1573 domain-containing protein produces the protein MKQLILLSTFIAFLTACGNADKKAADAATTTTEQTEAAEAAAPADVTTVQWLDSSQNFGKVTDGEKVMITFHFKNTGTKPLIISNVQASCGCTVPSKPEEPIAPGAEGKITAEFNSEGRVGKASKNITVTANTKEGIAVLMFEGEVLPKK, from the coding sequence ATGAAACAATTGATCTTATTGTCAACTTTCATTGCATTTCTTACAGCTTGTGGAAATGCCGACAAGAAAGCAGCTGATGCAGCCACTACCACAACTGAGCAAACTGAAGCGGCAGAAGCGGCAGCACCTGCTGATGTAACAACTGTGCAATGGCTTGATTCTTCACAGAACTTCGGCAAAGTAACCGATGGCGAAAAAGTGATGATCACTTTTCATTTCAAGAATACCGGTACAAAGCCATTGATCATCTCTAATGTGCAGGCAAGTTGCGGTTGCACCGTACCTTCAAAACCGGAAGAGCCCATTGCTCCGGGTGCTGAGGGAAAGATCACTGCAGAGTTTAACAGCGAAGGCCGTGTAGGTAAAGCATCAAAAAATATTACAGTAACAGCAAATACAAAAGAAGGCATCGCAGTTCTTATGTTCGAAGGCGAAGTACTTCCTAAAAAATAA
- the yajC gene encoding preprotein translocase subunit YajC, whose product MYELLLFAGDPKSGGGSIQLVFLGLMILVFWLFMIRPQAKKAKQQKTFIENLQKGDKVVTIAGIHGVVNKVNEDGTLSLEINPGSYIKIERSSISMDWTAQLNKTAEVKK is encoded by the coding sequence ATGTACGAATTACTCTTATTTGCAGGCGATCCCAAATCAGGTGGTGGAAGCATCCAGTTAGTTTTTCTTGGATTGATGATCTTAGTATTCTGGTTATTCATGATCCGTCCGCAAGCTAAAAAAGCAAAGCAACAAAAGACATTTATTGAGAATCTTCAGAAAGGTGATAAAGTAGTAACGATTGCAGGTATTCATGGCGTAGTTAACAAAGTGAATGAAGATGGAACACTTTCTTTAGAGATCAACCCCGGAAGTTATATCAAAATTGAACGTAGCTCTATCAGCATGGATTGGACAGCACAACTGAACAAGACAGCTGAAGTAAAAAAATAA
- a CDS encoding CPBP family intramembrane glutamic endopeptidase — MSLLFIIIIAAGLPFLTAQSYKNIKKMEAEMEGAQIAKIPVYLQSMLMQMILCVLAFFAARSEKIEIPFKSNFTYTSVAAAVALIGVALGIAWLSQKFSKEKDESTLHHILPDTNLERLIWILACVVAAFCEEYIYRGVLFQMIMGYMENTWWLAAVLSAVVFAFGHGTQGERAIIQIIPFAVGFQFLAWISGGLLLPMIAHFIYNILVEVLFGEKIKRDAAEDKF, encoded by the coding sequence ATGAGTTTATTATTTATCATCATTATTGCAGCAGGGCTTCCGTTTCTTACAGCACAGAGCTATAAGAATATTAAAAAGATGGAAGCTGAAATGGAAGGCGCACAGATCGCTAAGATACCCGTGTACCTGCAATCAATGTTGATGCAGATGATTCTTTGTGTGCTGGCATTCTTTGCTGCACGTAGTGAAAAGATCGAGATCCCGTTTAAAAGCAATTTCACTTATACTTCAGTTGCTGCTGCTGTTGCATTGATCGGCGTTGCGCTTGGTATTGCCTGGTTATCACAAAAATTTTCGAAAGAAAAAGACGAGAGTACGCTTCATCATATTCTACCCGATACTAATCTTGAACGCCTGATCTGGATACTCGCTTGTGTAGTAGCAGCTTTTTGTGAAGAATATATTTATCGTGGGGTGTTGTTCCAGATGATCATGGGGTATATGGAAAATACCTGGTGGTTAGCCGCTGTGTTAAGTGCTGTTGTATTTGCATTTGGTCATGGTACACAAGGTGAACGGGCCATTATACAGATCATACCATTTGCGGTAGGTTTTCAATTTCTTGCATGGATCAGCGGCGGATTGTTATTGCCAATGATCGCACACTTTATTTACAATATTCTGGTGGAAGTGTTGTTTGGTGAAAAGATCAAGAGAGATGCGGCGGAGGACAAGTTCTGA
- the porQ gene encoding type IX secretion system protein PorQ has product MRELICFVVVSFASASLFAQTLGGRAAYNFLKFPASPQLSALGGINLTNESNDVSLAFFNPAQLDSSMHTQMAANFNALYAGVKNVHWILAFRSKKLNTNFAAGILYFDYGTTQQTDASGNVEGLYRPRDFVVQVQASREYLNRWKYGVSLKFLASNYGPYRSSAIAADLGVLYRDTANFLQASIVAVNMGGQLKRYNPAEPEELPFDLQAGISKRLAKAPIRFSVTAHHLHRFDILYNDTLFNNDNGYENASTKKITLDKIFQHFVFATQILIGERVEVTAAYNILRGRELKVSNGGNGLTGFSLGAGVLFSKLQFRYARTYFQNNTAYNQIGLTMPLNKYFGLGSWGEKVGW; this is encoded by the coding sequence ATGCGTGAATTGATTTGTTTCGTGGTTGTTTCGTTTGCTTCTGCTAGCCTGTTTGCACAAACATTAGGCGGCAGAGCTGCCTATAATTTTCTGAAATTTCCTGCATCGCCTCAGCTCTCTGCATTGGGAGGAATTAATCTTACCAATGAATCAAATGACGTATCACTTGCTTTTTTCAATCCTGCACAACTTGATTCAAGTATGCATACACAAATGGCAGCCAACTTCAACGCATTGTATGCCGGTGTAAAGAATGTTCATTGGATACTTGCTTTCAGAAGTAAAAAGTTAAACACAAATTTTGCCGCCGGTATTTTGTATTTCGATTACGGTACTACACAACAAACAGATGCTTCCGGTAATGTGGAAGGTCTTTATCGTCCACGTGATTTTGTTGTGCAGGTGCAGGCAAGCAGGGAGTATCTTAACCGGTGGAAGTATGGTGTGTCGTTGAAATTTTTAGCAAGCAATTACGGGCCATATCGTTCATCGGCTATTGCAGCCGACCTGGGTGTATTGTATAGAGACACGGCGAATTTTTTACAGGCAAGTATTGTTGCAGTAAATATGGGCGGACAATTAAAACGTTATAATCCTGCTGAACCGGAAGAGTTGCCTTTTGATTTACAAGCCGGTATTTCCAAGCGTCTGGCAAAAGCACCTATTCGTTTTTCTGTGACAGCGCACCATCTTCATCGGTTTGATATTTTGTATAACGATACGTTGTTCAATAACGACAACGGTTATGAAAATGCTTCCACAAAAAAGATCACCCTTGATAAAATATTTCAGCATTTTGTTTTCGCTACACAGATACTTATTGGAGAAAGGGTAGAGGTAACTGCTGCATATAATATTTTACGTGGAAGAGAATTAAAAGTAAGTAATGGCGGTAATGGTCTTACAGGTTTTTCATTGGGTGCTGGTGTTTTATTTTCAAAACTACAATTCCGCTATGCAAGAACTTATTTTCAAAACAATACAGCATATAATCAAATTGGCTTGACCATGCCGCTGAATAAATATTTTGGGTTAGGTAGTTGGGGAGAAAAGGTTGGGTGGTGA
- the nusB gene encoding transcription antitermination factor NusB: MISRRNIRVKVMQTLYTCFTREGDITKEEAIRTLDKHIDQSRQLFVFLIYILTETARYAEADARQKASKHLPTAADLNINTKISGNTLLWQLLEHTSYDKAAKEIKPELMGAEDWIRKLYSELVTSDVYKQYIKIEGREKKQEKEILEFIFTDLMLPNEDFISFIEERFLHWEDDADMINLLMLNLLQKPHNGDFQQFVSNEKLKFAKDLLLSVIEKEEVCNDYIKDKLQNWDPERTAILDMILMRMGICEFLFFETIPPKVTINEYIDLAKDYSTPQSGHFVNGILDSIHKELATQNKLHKVSFKKP, from the coding sequence ATGATCAGCAGAAGAAACATACGGGTTAAGGTGATGCAGACGTTGTACACCTGTTTTACAAGAGAGGGTGATATTACTAAAGAAGAGGCCATTCGAACATTAGATAAGCACATCGACCAGAGCCGGCAACTTTTTGTTTTCCTTATTTACATATTGACAGAAACAGCTCGTTATGCTGAAGCCGATGCCCGGCAAAAGGCATCAAAGCATTTGCCCACAGCTGCGGACCTGAATATCAATACCAAAATTTCCGGTAATACATTGCTTTGGCAACTACTTGAACATACTTCGTATGACAAAGCTGCCAAAGAAATCAAGCCTGAATTGATGGGTGCTGAGGACTGGATCAGGAAACTTTACAGTGAATTGGTGACTTCGGATGTTTACAAACAATACATAAAAATTGAAGGACGTGAAAAAAAACAGGAGAAGGAAATTCTTGAATTTATTTTCACTGATCTGATGCTGCCCAACGAAGATTTCATCAGCTTTATTGAGGAGCGTTTTCTTCATTGGGAAGATGATGCAGATATGATCAACCTGCTGATGCTTAACCTGCTGCAAAAACCGCACAACGGCGATTTTCAGCAATTCGTGAGCAACGAAAAATTAAAATTCGCAAAAGATCTGCTGCTGAGTGTTATTGAAAAAGAAGAAGTGTGTAACGACTATATCAAGGATAAACTCCAAAACTGGGACCCTGAACGTACGGCCATACTCGATATGATTCTGATGCGGATGGGTATTTGCGAGTTCCTGTTCTTCGAAACTATTCCGCCAAAAGTGACCATCAACGAGTATATCGATCTTGCAAAAGACTACAGTACTCCGCAAAGTGGCCATTTTGTAAACGGTATACTCGACAGTATTCATAAAGAACTTGCCACGCAGAATAAACTGCACAAGGTGTCTTTTAAGAAACCATAA